The Astyanax mexicanus isolate ESR-SI-001 chromosome 20, AstMex3_surface, whole genome shotgun sequence genome contains a region encoding:
- the LOC103029159 gene encoding aquaporin-11, translated as MADTAVSVAAVAGIVLCCEAARRGCEWGIRCADYRRFCSELISTLQLCACTHELKLLGESGRADPQIGLTLTYLVTVLHVLTFRGALCNPSAALEQLYRGSLRTLACVALIACQLGSAWLSRYAALYLWSAGLSEMHLEHRAAGYRCFSPIHASLPAAAAAEMACAFILQAVIINIGLFTESLRVHVIAATITSLVYAVGSITGAVMNPALAFSIQFPCSGHNFLEYAFVFWLGPMLGTASAVAVFEKIIPFLLKKDSHWKKIQ; from the exons ATGGCAGACACCGCGGTGTCCGTGGCCGCTGTGGCCGGGATCGTGCTGTGCTGCGAGGCGGCGCGGCGGGGCTGTGAGTGGGGGATACGCTGCGCGGATTATCGCCGGTTCTGCTCCGAGCTGATCTCCACGCTGCAGCTCTGCGCCTGCACTCACgagctgaagctgctgggggaGAGCGGCCGCGCGGACCCGCAGATCGGCCTGACCCTCACCTACCTGGTCACCGTGCTCCACGTCCTCACTTTCCGCGGCGCGCTCTGTAACCCCTCCGCGGCTCTGGAGCAGCTGTACCGGGGGTCCCTGCGGACCCTGGCCTGCGTGGCGCTGATCGCGTGCCAGCTGGGCTCCGCGTGGCTCTCGCGCTATGCTGCGCTCTACCTGTGGTCCGCGGGACTGTCGGAGATGCACCTGGAGCACAGAGCTGCGGGGTACCGCTGCTTCAGCCCCATACACGCCTCCCTGCCCGCGGCTGCAGCGGCGGAGATGGCCTGCGCCTTTATCCTGCAGGCAGTGATTATTAATATCGGCTTATTTACAGAAAGCCTCAGGGTGCACGTTATTGCTGCTACAATCACGAGCCTGGTTTATGCAG TGGGAAGTATTACAGGGGCAGTAATGAATCCGGCTCTGGCATTTTCCATACAGTTTCCTTGCTCTGGGCACAATTTCCTGGAGTATGCATTCGTCTTCTGGTTGGGGCCCATGTTAG GTACAGCCAGTGCAGTAGCTGTGTTTGAGAAGATAATTCCCTTTCTACTGAAGAAAGATTCACACTGGAAGAAAATCCAGTAA